In Aureibaculum algae, the following are encoded in one genomic region:
- a CDS encoding beta strand repeat-containing protein, with the protein MTKLKKDLNALVIAVVLLLSFSLVAQTTFTESSVSYGLNINGAKDGGHAWADYDNDGDLDVLVLVNSTSQRNYLMRNNRIGIGTPNFTNVQTTLAPGMLSQKAERQAVWGDLNNDGRPDFIMNSDASTGNLKALQIFIQNPSGTFGDGIGGTDPITVGRTGNATIQVNPINSEGVGVFDFDGDGDLDIFFDNHSFGIELLRNNYINHTTHITVNPAPASLFTHITTGNGAGVTEFGLNQYATDGDYGTAADVNDDGWVDIFMRKRDENDFFLNQGGIFNNGADLAQAENANKGGNGLWDLDNDGDLDAVWTENGTTQIFRNDGGVFTPLGAAVFPGLPQPANTNASSSSARIDALAGGDIDNDGDIDIILVGNSRSYLYINQLNSPTPAPGTIGSGSAMTFNLDAATFNSSADGEGTTMVDVDDDGDLDIYININGGANQLYINNLAASNRNNHLIVDVTEDRNPDGTTGGFSGRTAIGTNVLIKDCDGNIISGLRQVNGVFGHGTQQSPLVHFGLPLGEGQPYLIEVHYPNLYNNAAGAITRLIATAVAQPSTIVGTNHYSITTTDAETLQNPNAPIANDDTETVPYGNTVSVQISLFDNDSEPDGDSFFIENVTQPALGSVVIDDAATGLVTYTYSAATAFTGTTFTYTISDATDAICPGSGKSDTATVTIYEPCADSSGLDTDGDGINDVCDLDDDNDGILDTDECPPVVGSVDSGNNTTNITGFYESNGNSVLGFTINPEYASVVLSSTSGVQIRWDQGTTDAITTVDLILDTPSTGTLKSVILGNGAEGVTAGTQNAYKEITLTWSGGGSAVLNDPLDEVTGRVTGDVLNSGDIIEINNGVRYSLQDTEWSVEVDMSSVSTFPTTVSFYADSSINGNTNYNREGFAFTPVISCPDSDGDGLSNSLDLDSDNDGIPDNVEAQTTIGYVAPSGTDSDGNGLDDAYETTPGSGEGITPSNTDGTDTPDYLDTNSDNDSLNDTAEAGIAFSGTDVDNDGLDDGTDSNTGGYSDPGGTIDNPLTGPLTLLDSDGDANSGGDVDFRDTQDNRPDNDNDGFVDAEDFDDDNDGILDTDEGCGNLVINGGFEAQDFSNATTFPNGFTDASGTFIGATYNANTLYGWNYTQNMDGWVGGQSPSWSSNSFANSYQGTQYVDIVGNNNVTGGVNGVLSQVINTIPGKAYTFSFHWGEDVGHGNGAIVTLDIDVLDSANNPLIDETITATAQGPIAGIIGPRNWFYYTQTFTATTNQTTIQFGATPPVGSTSAGADIDNVSVIEANGCQDTDNDGIIDAFDLDSDNDGIFDAVEAGHNQPHTNGVVNGSVGTDGIPDSVQNDPNREKTNYILAESADDSDGISNFLDLDSDGDGIPDNVEAQTTLGYAAPSGTVDANGVFTNYTSGLTPINTDGADNTDYLDLDSDNEGANDTVEAGITLANTDTDGDGLDDTIDATADYSDPGGTIDNPLTAPVILPDLDGDVTTGGNVDFRDATNDLTDTDQDGVFDPYDIDMDNDGILDNVECPPVNLSNGLGPIFAENKTPALYMRYSGTTNSNIDQTNEVVYTVTNGPVGTTWVVLSSSNATITITGNIIKITGDATTGSGGSGPFATYDIRTTKPSLQVTLDFNDVTTSSAPTTNFQIYGCSDTDNDGLYGLLDLDSDNDGIPDNVEAQTTLGYIPPNPDSPATYSTNNGLNSAYLPGGLIPTNTDGSDNPDYLDLNSDNEGANDTTEAGITLANNDADGDGLDDATDATADYSDPGGTIDNPLTAPVILPDEDGDAAIGGDVDFRDAFNSDCTDVYATAFSSGRNQLYTLSGTTMTSVFTTPQNAGALAVSANGNVYYDNATFGSAPLYSFNGATQTNTGATLPGLIVGTAADPAGNVYYVDSSSHLRRVNVGVPGPAADLGVLVFDGGDTIGPSLQYGDMAFDGNGRLLLYSSVGGSGASYLYVIDTSTLTAKNLGNLGPNGAVGVAFDTTGNLITTASNGTVVYSIDFSSPSLAGTNLGTVSPSVYDLGSCASPMFNPDLAAVKSVENITRSQNPATLVRAGDVLEYTIVVTNSGNFTTNNATLVDAIPTATTYVANSTTLNGNALADIGGDMPFETVNTINSASQPSGVVLGNGGTATVVFRVIVDNNILLPAFISNTATITYPTVNGGVTTTQTEDSNTTDTPTLNQADLELTKTVNNSNPDQGDDITFSITITNDGPLSATAIEVQDIIPVDFTYTHIPANYTVTQGTVTYNSGTRVINWSAGAYVLNPGSSITLTYTLTVDVCGEFKNQAEIINSDVLDPDSTPNNNK; encoded by the coding sequence TTGACCAAGCTAAAAAAAGATTTAAATGCACTTGTAATAGCCGTTGTGCTATTATTATCATTTTCGTTAGTAGCACAAACGACTTTTACCGAAAGTAGCGTTAGCTATGGCTTAAATATTAATGGAGCTAAGGATGGAGGTCATGCTTGGGCAGATTATGACAATGACGGAGATCTTGATGTGCTGGTTTTAGTAAATAGCACCTCGCAGCGAAATTATTTAATGCGTAACAATCGCATTGGAATAGGCACGCCTAATTTTACAAATGTTCAAACTACACTTGCCCCGGGGATGTTAAGTCAAAAAGCAGAAAGACAGGCTGTATGGGGCGATTTGAATAATGATGGGCGACCTGATTTTATTATGAATTCTGATGCCAGCACTGGGAATTTAAAAGCCTTACAAATTTTTATCCAAAACCCATCGGGAACTTTTGGAGATGGTATCGGAGGTACAGATCCTATTACAGTTGGTAGAACAGGAAATGCTACTATTCAAGTTAACCCAATAAATTCGGAAGGTGTTGGAGTTTTTGATTTTGACGGAGATGGTGATTTAGATATCTTTTTTGATAATCATAGTTTTGGAATTGAATTGTTAAGAAATAATTATATCAATCATACTACTCATATCACAGTAAACCCTGCTCCAGCATCGTTGTTTACACATATCACAACAGGTAATGGAGCTGGCGTGACAGAATTTGGTCTTAATCAATATGCAACGGATGGTGATTATGGTACGGCTGCGGATGTTAACGATGATGGCTGGGTAGATATTTTTATGCGAAAACGCGACGAAAATGACTTCTTTTTAAATCAAGGTGGAATTTTTAATAATGGTGCTGATTTGGCTCAAGCTGAAAATGCAAACAAAGGAGGAAATGGCTTATGGGATTTAGATAATGATGGTGATTTAGATGCGGTTTGGACGGAAAACGGGACAACTCAAATTTTCAGAAATGATGGAGGTGTATTTACACCCTTAGGTGCAGCAGTTTTTCCAGGATTGCCACAGCCAGCAAATACCAATGCATCATCTTCATCAGCTCGTATAGATGCCTTAGCAGGTGGAGATATAGACAATGATGGAGATATTGATATCATATTGGTTGGTAATTCTAGAAGTTATTTATATATCAATCAATTAAATAGTCCTACCCCTGCACCCGGAACAATTGGTAGTGGTAGTGCCATGACCTTTAATCTCGATGCAGCAACTTTTAATTCCAGTGCGGATGGTGAGGGCACTACAATGGTTGATGTTGATGATGATGGTGATTTAGATATTTATATAAATATCAATGGTGGTGCCAATCAATTATATATAAATAACCTCGCAGCTTCAAATAGAAACAATCACCTAATTGTTGACGTAACTGAAGATAGAAATCCAGATGGAACAACGGGTGGGTTTTCAGGTAGAACAGCCATTGGTACCAATGTTTTAATAAAAGATTGTGATGGAAATATTATTAGTGGATTACGCCAAGTTAATGGTGTTTTTGGACATGGAACCCAACAATCTCCATTAGTTCATTTTGGGTTACCACTTGGTGAAGGCCAACCTTATTTAATTGAAGTACATTATCCAAATCTTTACAATAATGCCGCAGGTGCAATAACAAGATTGATAGCAACTGCTGTGGCACAACCGAGTACAATTGTAGGTACAAATCATTACTCAATAACCACCACTGACGCAGAAACTTTACAAAATCCAAATGCTCCAATAGCAAACGATGATACTGAAACCGTACCTTATGGAAATACAGTTTCTGTTCAAATCAGTTTGTTTGATAATGATTCTGAACCAGATGGAGACAGCTTTTTCATTGAAAACGTAACACAACCAGCGTTGGGTTCCGTAGTAATTGATGATGCCGCCACTGGTCTTGTAACCTATACATATAGTGCAGCAACAGCCTTTACGGGCACTACTTTTACCTATACCATTTCAGATGCAACAGATGCTATTTGTCCAGGTTCTGGTAAAAGTGATACAGCTACAGTTACCATTTACGAACCTTGTGCAGATTCCTCTGGATTAGACACAGACGGAGATGGGATTAATGATGTCTGTGATCTAGACGATGATAACGATGGAATTTTAGATACAGATGAATGCCCTCCAGTTGTAGGCTCAGTTGATTCGGGCAATAATACAACTAATATTACAGGTTTTTATGAGTCAAATGGTAATAGTGTATTAGGTTTTACTATAAACCCCGAGTATGCTTCAGTTGTACTTTCATCAACTTCAGGTGTACAAATACGTTGGGATCAAGGAACAACAGATGCGATTACAACAGTAGATCTTATTTTAGACACTCCTTCTACAGGAACATTAAAATCGGTTATATTAGGAAATGGAGCGGAGGGTGTTACCGCAGGAACTCAGAACGCATATAAGGAAATTACCCTTACATGGAGTGGTGGTGGTTCAGCTGTATTAAATGACCCTTTAGATGAAGTCACGGGTAGAGTAACTGGAGATGTTTTAAATTCAGGTGACATAATTGAAATTAATAATGGAGTTCGTTATTCTTTGCAAGATACAGAGTGGAGTGTTGAAGTCGATATGTCTAGTGTTAGTACTTTTCCTACTACAGTTTCGTTCTATGCAGACTCAAGTATTAATGGAAATACAAATTATAATAGAGAGGGGTTTGCATTTACACCTGTTATTAGTTGTCCAGATTCTGACGGCGATGGACTTTCAAACTCATTGGATTTAGATTCAGACAATGATGGTATTCCCGATAATGTAGAAGCCCAAACCACTATAGGATATGTGGCACCAAGTGGAACTGATAGTGATGGTAACGGATTAGATGATGCTTATGAAACAACGCCAGGTTCTGGAGAAGGTATTACTCCATCCAATACAGACGGTACAGATACACCAGATTATTTAGATACCAATTCTGATAATGATAGTTTAAATGATACAGCAGAGGCAGGAATAGCCTTTAGTGGTACCGACGTTGACAATGACGGACTAGATGATGGCACAGATTCAAATACTGGTGGATATTCAGACCCTGGAGGAACAATTGATAATCCGCTAACAGGTCCACTTACTTTATTGGATTCAGATGGTGATGCAAATTCAGGCGGAGATGTAGATTTTAGAGATACACAAGATAACCGTCCAGATAATGATAATGATGGTTTTGTGGATGCTGAAGATTTTGACGACGATAATGACGGTATACTAGATACCGATGAGGGCTGTGGTAACTTAGTTATCAATGGAGGTTTTGAAGCTCAAGATTTTTCTAATGCCACCACGTTTCCTAATGGATTTACGGATGCATCGGGTACATTTATTGGAGCAACGTATAATGCGAATACTTTATACGGATGGAACTATACGCAAAATATGGATGGCTGGGTAGGTGGACAGAGTCCGTCGTGGTCTTCCAATAGCTTTGCGAATTCCTATCAAGGCACCCAATATGTAGATATTGTAGGTAATAATAATGTAACAGGTGGTGTTAATGGTGTTTTATCACAAGTTATCAATACAATACCCGGTAAGGCTTATACTTTTTCATTCCATTGGGGTGAAGATGTAGGTCATGGTAATGGTGCTATTGTTACTTTAGATATAGATGTTTTAGATTCAGCTAATAACCCCTTAATTGATGAGACTATTACTGCAACAGCACAAGGCCCTATTGCAGGAATAATCGGACCTAGAAATTGGTTTTATTACACGCAAACTTTTACAGCAACTACTAACCAAACAACTATTCAGTTTGGAGCTACACCTCCTGTTGGTTCTACATCTGCTGGTGCAGATATTGATAATGTAAGTGTTATTGAAGCCAATGGTTGCCAAGATACCGACAACGATGGTATTATTGACGCTTTTGATTTAGATAGTGATAATGATGGTATTTTTGATGCTGTTGAAGCAGGACATAATCAGCCACATACTAATGGTGTTGTAAACGGATCTGTGGGTACCGATGGAATTCCTGATTCAGTTCAAAATGATCCTAACAGAGAAAAAACAAATTACATTTTAGCTGAAAGTGCAGACGATTCTGACGGTATATCAAACTTTTTAGATTTAGATAGTGATGGAGATGGAATTCCTGATAATGTTGAGGCTCAAACTACACTAGGTTACGCAGCTCCTAGTGGAACTGTAGATGCTAATGGTGTATTTACAAATTATACTTCAGGATTGACACCTATTAATACAGACGGAGCAGATAATACTGATTATCTAGATTTAGATTCTGATAATGAAGGGGCTAATGATACAGTTGAAGCCGGAATTACATTGGCTAACACTGATACAGATGGAGATGGTTTAGACGATACTATAGATGCAACAGCTGATTATTCTGACCCAGGAGGAACAATTGATAATCCGCTTACCGCACCTGTAATTTTACCTGATTTAGATGGGGATGTTACCACAGGTGGTAATGTAGATTTTAGAGACGCTACAAATGATTTAACTGATACAGATCAAGATGGAGTATTTGATCCATATGATATAGATATGGACAATGATGGGATTTTAGATAATGTAGAATGCCCACCTGTTAATTTGTCTAATGGCTTGGGACCAATATTTGCAGAGAATAAAACTCCAGCTCTTTATATGCGTTATTCTGGAACTACAAATTCGAATATTGATCAAACGAATGAAGTCGTTTATACAGTTACAAATGGGCCAGTAGGCACAACTTGGGTCGTCTTATCTTCTTCTAACGCAACTATTACCATAACTGGCAATATCATAAAGATTACTGGCGATGCTACTACGGGTAGTGGAGGGTCTGGGCCATTTGCAACGTATGATATCAGAACTACCAAACCATCATTGCAGGTTACATTAGATTTTAATGATGTAACTACATCTAGTGCACCAACTACGAATTTTCAAATTTATGGATGCTCAGATACAGATAATGATGGACTATATGGATTATTAGATCTAGATTCAGATAACGATGGCATACCTGATAATGTTGAGGCACAAACAACTTTAGGATATATACCTCCTAATCCAGATAGTCCAGCTACATATTCAACAAATAACGGACTAAATTCTGCCTATTTACCGGGGGGTCTTATTCCAACAAACACAGATGGTTCAGATAATCCTGATTATTTAGACTTAAATTCAGATAATGAAGGTGCAAATGATACAACTGAAGCTGGAATTACGCTAGCGAATAATGATGCAGATGGAGATGGTTTAGACGATGCAACAGATGCAACAGCTGATTATTCTGATCCAGGAGGAACAATTGATAACCCGCTAACTGCACCTGTAATCTTACCAGATGAAGATGGTGATGCGGCCATTGGGGGTGATGTTGATTTTAGAGATGCATTTAATAGTGATTGTACAGATGTTTATGCTACAGCATTTTCATCTGGTAGAAATCAGCTTTATACGCTATCTGGTACCACAATGACCTCTGTATTTACTACCCCGCAAAACGCAGGAGCTTTAGCGGTGAGTGCTAATGGGAATGTTTATTATGATAATGCTACGTTCGGTTCAGCACCATTATATAGTTTTAACGGGGCCACACAAACTAATACAGGGGCAACCTTACCCGGATTAATCGTTGGAACTGCTGCCGATCCTGCTGGAAATGTATATTATGTTGATAGCTCTAGTCATTTACGTCGTGTAAATGTCGGAGTTCCTGGACCTGCTGCCGATTTAGGTGTGCTAGTATTTGATGGCGGTGATACTATTGGTCCATCGCTACAATATGGAGATATGGCCTTTGACGGTAACGGACGTTTACTTTTATATTCTTCAGTTGGAGGATCAGGAGCTTCATATTTATACGTAATCGACACCTCTACCTTAACAGCTAAAAATTTAGGAAATTTAGGCCCGAATGGAGCAGTTGGAGTAGCCTTTGATACGACTGGAAACTTAATTACAACGGCAAGCAATGGTACGGTCGTATATTCTATTGATTTTTCTTCTCCTTCATTAGCTGGAACAAATTTAGGTACCGTGAGTCCGAGTGTATATGATTTAGGTTCTTGTGCTTCACCAATGTTTAATCCTGATTTAGCAGCGGTTAAATCGGTTGAAAATATTACACGAAGTCAGAATCCTGCCACCTTAGTAAGGGCTGGAGATGTTTTAGAATACACTATCGTAGTAACCAACTCAGGGAATTTTACAACCAACAATGCTACATTAGTTGATGCAATTCCCACAGCAACAACTTATGTGGCAAACTCAACAACCTTAAACGGAAATGCCCTTGCAGATATTGGTGGAGATATGCCCTTTGAGACTGTAAATACAATTAATTCCGCGTCACAACCAAGTGGAGTAGTTCTTGGCAACGGAGGAACAGCTACTGTGGTCTTTAGAGTGATTGTAGACAATAATATTTTATTGCCAGCATTTATTTCAAATACGGCTACCATAACATACCCAACTGTAAATGGAGGTGTTACCACAACACAAACTGAGGATTCAAATACAACTGATACTCCTACTTTAAATCAAGCAGATTTAGAATTAACTAAAACGGTCAATAACAGCAATCCTGATCAAGGAGATGACATCACTTTCTCAATTACTATTACAAATGACGGTCCATTATCAGCAACAGCTATTGAAGTGCAAGATATAATTCCCGTAGATTTTACATACACTCATATTCCTGCTAATTATACAGTAACTCAAGGAACGGTAACATATAATTCAGGTACGAGGGTAATAAATTGGAGTGCAGGAGCTTATGTGTTAAATCCAGGCAGTTCAATAACGTTAACTTATACGCTAACGGTTGATGTTTGTGGTGAATTTAAGAATCAGGCAGAAATTATTAATAGTGATGTTTTAGACCCAGATTCAACACCAAATAATAATAAATAA